The DNA segment atactttaaaaaatttagtttttgtttgaaattctagggatcaaatccagggccttgtgcatgatatGCAAGCTCTTCCATTAGGCTATACCTCCAGTCCCCAGGGCACTTTTGCATCTCTTCCCTTTATTGGGCTTCATGGTGTTGTTTGGGACTGTTACCTACCACTTAATATACGTGGAAACTGATGTGACTTGTCTAGAGGTTCACAGTAGCTGAATTAGGTACTTTGACTCAAGTTCCATTTTTCCATGGCCCCTTTTCCATGCTGCCTCTTGAGGGGATTGCCAACCTGCCCTGTCCCCCATCTCAATATTCTCTGTCCTCTCCTGGTGACAGGGAGTGTGGAGAGTGGACAGAAACTTCATGTGATTCCACGAATCAAGAAGGGTACTGAGGGGCAGCCCCCTGGCCACTGTAGCCATATACTCTGCATGGCCATCTCCTCCGACGGCAAGTATCTTGTAAGATTGGGTTGACCCTGGTGGCAGGTGGGAGTCTGGGTGTGTGGTGCATTCCTGTAGCCATGGTCCTCATCCCCACAGGCCTCTGGTGACTGCAGCAAACTCATTCTCATTTGGGAGGCCGAAAGCTGCCGGCACCTATATACCTTCACAGGACACCGGGATGCCGTTTCGGTGAGGAACTGGGTTTTCCTCGGGATATTTAGCAGACACCTGTGGAGTAGGCCTGACACTGAGCCAGGGGTCACCTGTCCTTGGGGAACCCACACTCTGGGGTAGTGAGTGGTGTATAAAGGACAAAAATGGGCTGACAGGATGGGGAGTTGATGAGGGAGACCAAGTTCAGCTTGCACAGGGACAGGGAAGCCTTAAGAACTCGTATTTGCTTAAGGGCACACAGGCGTGCCTCTGGTTTCATACAAGGCCTCATGGAGGGACCTCACAGAGTGTTTTAGGGAGAGCTGATTCCCTGTGTCATGTGACTTGCTTTCAGGAGGTCCTCCCTAAACCCGACCTCTGTCTCCTGCTATAGTTCAGGTCCCCTTTTGCCCTTTTCCATGCACCCTTAGGGGCTGGCATTCCGCAGAGGCACCCACCAGCTCTACAGCACATCCCATGACCGTTCAGTGAAGGTGTGGAACGTGGCAGAGAATTCCTACGTGGAGACGCTGTGAGTGTGCTCAGGCAGAGCGTGTGTGGATACAGGTGTGTAGGTTCAGGTGTGAACCCATCCTACTATGTCTTGTCCTCAAGCTTTGGGCACCAGGATGCTGTGGCTGCACTGGACGCTCTGAGCCGGGAGTGCTGTGTGACTGCTGGTGGCCGGGATGGGACTGTGCGCGTGTGGAAGATCCCTGAGGAGTCCCAGCTTGTCTTCTATGGCCACCAGTAAGGCAGCCTTCATGCCAGGTGGGAGGGCTCTGTGAATTGGGGTTGGGTCTGGGCCGTGCCCCTAACAGCCTCTTTCTCCAGGGGTTCCATTGACTGTGTCCATCTCATCAATGAGGAGCACATGGTGTCGGGTGCAGACGATGGGtaagacctttgttttttttttttaagtgtattacggttatacataatggtggggttcattttggcatatttgtAAATGTATATAACATTTACAACATTTCTCCCTTTCagttccccttccttctctcctcccttcccctggtcccCAGCTGCCTTTTTGATGCTTCTGATCATTGCCCGTTGCTGGGCCCTGAACTTACCTTGTAGGCTACCCCTTGTAGAGGAGGAGTCACCATTTTCATAGATGAGATGCTTGTGACCTGCCTGCACCTCACAGCTATTGTGTATGCACTTGATTCCTCCCTGCTCTGTGCCTTTTTGCCCTGCCCCTGATCCCTCACTGTCTGCATGCCCCATCTACAGCTCTGTGGCTTTATGGGGCCTCTCTAAGAAACGGCCACTTGTCCTACATCGTGAAGCTCATGGACTGCAGGGGATGCCAGGCCTGGAGCAGCCCTTCTGGGTGTCGTCAGTGGCAGCCCTACTTAACACAGACCTCGTGGCCACAGGTGGGGACCCTGTGAGGCAGGGAGAAGGGTGTCCAGGGTGGCTGCTGCAGGGATTGCTCACTGTCTGCCTATTCCTCAGGCTCCCACAACAACTGTGTGCGGCTTTGGCAATGTGGGGAGGGCTTCCGGCGTCTTGACCCTCTGTTTGACATCCCCCTGGTAAGTAGGACCTGAATACTTAACCTGTCTTTGCCATACTCCCAGGGTCCCTGGAGCTCCTGACCCTTGGAATGTGCTCTTTGACTGCTTCCTGCCAGAAAGAATCCTTATCAAGGCTGGGCTAGTTCTGATAAAGTCCTAGCATGACAGGaattctccctttcctcctcttccccttccctgcctctACTGCTCTCCCTGTCCTGGGTGTGGGGTACAAGGGCAAAAGCACAAAGACCTGGTGGTGTGATTGGTTCTGCATGACTGGAGCATGTGGAATTGACCATCAACACTGGGCGACCTGGGGGAGAGCAGCAGGATCTGTCAGTGGTGTGCTGAGTGTAGGCCTCAGTCAATGAAGGTGGTCCTGGGGGTCACTGGTGCCCTACAACCAGAAACCAGGCCTCAGGCCCATCTTGATTTAATTAGTGTATGCTATCTTCTTGATCCTTACCAACCCCCTGCCAAGCTGGTGCTCTACCTCCACCATTTCACAGGTACAGTGGCCGAGGCCCTGAGGGGTAAAGGACTGACTGAGCAGAGATTTCGTTCCCCAGCCCATgactgtgatgctggggattgtgGTGGAGGTGTGTTAGATCTAATATTTTAACCTTGTTCCTCTTTCTCCTCAGGTGGGTTTTATCAACAGTCTCAagttttccagtactggggacttCCTGGTAGCTGGAGTAGGACAGGAACACAGGTACATGATGACTttgagggaggaggctgagg comes from the Sciurus carolinensis chromosome 9, mSciCar1.2, whole genome shotgun sequence genome and includes:
- the Rrp9 gene encoding U3 small nucleolar RNA-interacting protein 2, translated to MSTAAAARKPGKQASRAGAAAGPGKRRRKADSAGDRKKSKGGGKMNEEISSDSESESLALKKIEEEEEEEELEETVQEKKLRLAKLYLEQLRQQEEEKAEAREFEEDQVAGRLKEDVLEQRGRLQKSVAKEIQAPVPDDIRVLRGHQLSITCLVITPDDLAIFSAAKDCTIIKWSVESGQKLHVIPRIKKGTEGQPPGHCSHILCMAISSDGKYLASGDCSKLILIWEAESCRHLYTFTGHRDAVSGLAFRRGTHQLYSTSHDRSVKVWNVAENSYVETLFGHQDAVAALDALSRECCVTAGGRDGTVRVWKIPEESQLVFYGHQGSIDCVHLINEEHMVSGADDGSVALWGLSKKRPLVLHREAHGLQGMPGLEQPFWVSSVAALLNTDLVATGSHNNCVRLWQCGEGFRRLDPLFDIPLVGFINSLKFSSTGDFLVAGVGQEHRLGRWWRIKEARNSVCIIPLRRVARPPASSS